In Janibacter sp. CX7, a single genomic region encodes these proteins:
- a CDS encoding putative transporter small subunit, whose amino-acid sequence MSITALTLYILVWPAIVAVIFGVICVAFYKEWRAAKDEGRRII is encoded by the coding sequence ATGTCGATCACCGCACTGACCCTCTACATCCTCGTCTGGCCGGCCATCGTGGCCGTGATCTTCGGCGTCATCTGCGTCGCCTTCTACAAGGAGTGGCGCGCCGCCAAGGACGAGGGGCGCCGGATCATCTGA
- a CDS encoding GNAT family N-acetyltransferase — MAATVRPAGPPDAEVVGRLLHDFNVEFDEVSTPSAEDFAGRFEHLLARDDVLVLLTEEGAATTGFAYLTLRPTPYYDGLLGQLEELYVVPELRDQGIGTLLLTTAVEHIVAKGAAELHINVDEIDVDTRRFYERHGFVNVHPGADYSMLCYLREL, encoded by the coding sequence ATGGCCGCGACCGTCCGCCCCGCCGGTCCGCCCGACGCCGAGGTCGTCGGGCGGCTGCTCCACGACTTCAACGTCGAGTTCGACGAGGTGTCGACGCCGAGCGCCGAGGACTTCGCCGGGCGCTTCGAGCACCTGCTGGCCCGTGACGACGTGCTCGTGCTGCTGACCGAGGAGGGTGCTGCGACAACGGGCTTCGCCTACCTCACGCTGCGCCCGACGCCCTACTACGACGGGCTGCTCGGCCAGCTCGAAGAGCTCTACGTCGTGCCGGAGCTGCGCGACCAGGGCATCGGCACGCTCCTGCTCACCACCGCGGTCGAGCACATCGTGGCGAAGGGGGCCGCGGAGCTGCACATCAACGTCGACGAGATCGACGTGGACACCCGCCGCTTCTACGAGCGGCACGGGTTCGTCAACGTCCACCCGGGCGCCGACTACAGCATGCTCTGCTACCTGCGCGAGCTGTGA
- a CDS encoding GNAT family N-acetyltransferase, which yields MSDFAMITPVGRVTIEPVVPAEHIELLHAWVTHPRSAFWGMQGLRPEQSRAAFDEIDADPHHEAWLGRVDGVPTFLTETYDPGHSVLAAHYRVEPGQLGMHVLVAPTETPVHGMTSQVFRAVMHFCFRDPSVTEVVVEPDVRNHAIHAKNAAAGFVVDRRITLSDKEALLSFCTLADFAGSELEGRRGALPSPDVAHLEPEVMARAHRHVAAKAIGELTHERVLAPEPTADGRWTIAAGAATYTFAATRHALEHWRVDPASIERTVDGRATEVDALGVVSDLHEVLGIPEHLCSTYLEELSGTLASLAHKWHHARHTSRDLVGADFQTIESAMTEGHPAFIANNGRIGFSATDHAAYSPEAGADVRLEWIAVRRTVAHLSLAEGLTEEDLYAGELDPADREGFSLRLETLGLDPADYLLMPVHPWQWDHKLAVTFAADVARRDVVHLGHTRDRYLAQQSIRTFFNTDRPERHYVKTALAIQNMGFLRGLSPKYMEATPAINDWVADVVAGDPELADCGFRVLREIAAIGYTGDAYHRLGVPNPHTKMVAALWRESPVPKLAAGQRLQSLTGLLHRDADGAALITELIAASPIGAGEWVRRMLRAYLRPVVHCLGVHDLAFMPHGENLILVLEDHVPTGVFMKDIGEEVVVMSDRELPPEVERIRHVLDPQVQSLSVLTDVLDGVLRFVAEILADDEMLTGEDFWALVAECIAAHAADHPRAARLDLLRESFEHSCLNRLQLRNTLQMVDLTDPEGSLIRVGDLANPLHAAHNPELLPPTLQDPRVLQSSGGGTLQNPRVLQSSGAGEGGVAG from the coding sequence ATGAGCGACTTCGCGATGATCACGCCGGTCGGGCGGGTGACGATCGAGCCGGTCGTCCCCGCCGAGCACATCGAGCTGCTCCACGCGTGGGTGACGCACCCGCGGTCGGCCTTCTGGGGCATGCAGGGGTTGCGCCCCGAGCAGTCGCGTGCGGCCTTCGACGAGATCGACGCCGACCCGCACCACGAGGCGTGGCTCGGGCGGGTCGACGGCGTCCCGACCTTCCTCACCGAGACCTACGACCCCGGCCACTCGGTGCTCGCGGCGCACTACCGCGTCGAGCCCGGACAGCTCGGTATGCACGTGCTCGTCGCGCCGACGGAGACCCCGGTGCACGGGATGACCTCGCAGGTCTTCCGCGCGGTGATGCACTTCTGCTTCCGCGACCCCTCGGTCACCGAGGTGGTCGTCGAGCCGGACGTGCGCAACCACGCGATCCACGCCAAGAACGCCGCCGCCGGCTTCGTCGTCGACCGGCGGATCACGTTGTCGGACAAGGAGGCCCTGCTGAGCTTCTGCACGCTCGCGGACTTCGCGGGCAGCGAGCTCGAGGGACGAAGGGGGGCACTCCCCTCCCCCGACGTCGCGCACCTCGAGCCCGAGGTCATGGCGCGGGCCCACCGGCACGTCGCGGCCAAGGCGATCGGCGAGCTGACCCACGAGCGGGTGCTCGCGCCCGAGCCGACCGCCGACGGGCGGTGGACGATCGCGGCGGGGGCGGCGACCTACACCTTCGCCGCGACCCGGCACGCCCTCGAGCACTGGCGGGTCGACCCTGCGAGCATCGAGCGCACCGTCGACGGCCGGGCCACCGAGGTCGACGCCCTCGGCGTCGTCTCCGACCTGCACGAGGTCCTCGGCATCCCCGAGCACCTGTGCTCGACCTATCTCGAGGAGCTGAGCGGCACGCTGGCGAGCCTGGCGCACAAGTGGCACCACGCGCGGCACACGAGCCGTGACCTCGTCGGCGCCGACTTCCAGACGATCGAGTCCGCGATGACCGAGGGCCACCCCGCCTTCATCGCCAACAACGGCCGGATCGGCTTCTCCGCCACCGACCACGCGGCCTACTCCCCCGAGGCCGGCGCCGACGTGCGGCTGGAGTGGATCGCAGTGCGCCGCACCGTCGCCCACCTCTCGCTGGCCGAGGGTCTGACGGAGGAGGACCTCTACGCCGGCGAGCTCGACCCTGCGGACCGTGAGGGGTTCTCCCTTCGCCTGGAGACGCTGGGGCTCGACCCCGCGGACTACCTGCTCATGCCGGTCCACCCGTGGCAGTGGGACCACAAGCTCGCGGTGACCTTCGCCGCGGACGTGGCCCGACGCGATGTCGTTCACCTCGGCCACACGCGGGACCGCTACCTCGCGCAGCAGTCGATCCGGACCTTCTTCAACACCGACCGTCCCGAGCGGCACTACGTCAAGACGGCGCTGGCGATCCAGAACATGGGCTTCCTGCGCGGGCTCTCGCCGAAGTACATGGAGGCGACGCCGGCGATCAACGACTGGGTGGCCGACGTCGTCGCCGGTGACCCGGAGCTCGCCGACTGCGGGTTCCGCGTGCTGCGCGAGATCGCGGCGATCGGCTACACCGGCGACGCCTACCACCGCCTCGGGGTGCCCAACCCGCACACCAAGATGGTCGCCGCGCTGTGGCGCGAGTCGCCGGTGCCGAAGCTCGCTGCGGGACAACGGCTCCAGTCCCTCACCGGGCTGCTGCACCGCGACGCCGACGGCGCCGCGCTCATCACCGAGCTCATCGCAGCGAGCCCGATCGGGGCCGGCGAGTGGGTGCGGCGGATGCTGCGCGCCTACCTGCGACCGGTCGTCCACTGCCTCGGCGTGCACGACCTGGCCTTCATGCCGCACGGGGAAAACCTCATCCTCGTGCTCGAGGACCACGTGCCCACCGGCGTCTTCATGAAGGACATCGGCGAGGAGGTCGTCGTCATGTCCGACCGCGAGCTGCCGCCCGAGGTCGAGCGCATCCGGCACGTCCTCGACCCGCAGGTGCAGTCGCTGTCGGTGCTCACCGACGTGCTCGACGGCGTGCTGCGCTTCGTCGCCGAGATCCTCGCCGACGACGAGATGCTCACCGGTGAGGACTTCTGGGCGCTCGTCGCCGAGTGCATCGCCGCGCACGCGGCCGACCACCCGCGGGCCGCGCGGCTGGACCTGCTGCGGGAGAGCTTCGAGCACTCCTGCCTCAACCGGCTGCAGCTGCGCAACACCCTGCAGATGGTCGACCTCACCGACCCCGAGGGCTCGCTCATCCGGGTCGGCGACCTCGCCAACCCCCTCCACGCTGCGCACAACCCTGAGCTCCTGCCCCCAACCCTGCAGGACCCTAGGGTTTTGCAGAGTTCTGGGGGCGGAACATTGCAAAACCCTAGGGTTTTGCAGAGTTCCGGCGCCGGCGAAGGGGGCGTGGCCGGGTGA
- a CDS encoding penicillin acylase family protein, translating into MSRHWRVERDAHGIPLCWGATLDDLAYAQGRSAAIDRAWQIEVERRRSEATSATLLGPSDWDDFATRADLAGIARAAVEGLDDETLAWVDAYVAGVNDGLDEGGSRAPEFAATGTQPERWERWSPAGVFLVQHVLMGNFGHLLWRRHVRAQLGEDALDLLSHEGVPLGGSNAWALTGSRTDTGAPMIAADPHRVLEAPGIYQQVRLTTPDIDVSGLAFAGVPGVPHFGHAGSVAWAVTHAMADYQQIAPDADLVVPHPISPAGVDGDIGLATMRRLLLARTVDDVDTALDGWVEPVNAVVIAGADGRVRERVAGRLVTAGGSHLLEEMRSQGSQVGTVAAPSARRDLADGEVVVHANDRRDSVAALGEEFAAPHRAQRITALLGEREDWDVAGLAAVQTDTRLGSWPTFQTLLGGVAATGPAEELRLRLLAWDGHMDAGSHDAALFAAWRTELVLAVAAHPRLAPIHEPAGLAALFAPWVDPVARVGAGIERIVHVGCDWGLPLDEIAVQALVRVAQAPADDRTWGERHIAPFVRAEHTATPPSGPLGGDGDCVLATAAAPGLTDLCWRGPAARLVWSLDGPSSWVVPLGADGPADSPHAHDQHDTWRAGDLHALTTDHDEETT; encoded by the coding sequence GTGAGCCGACACTGGCGGGTGGAGCGGGATGCCCACGGCATCCCGCTCTGCTGGGGGGCCACGCTCGACGACCTCGCCTATGCGCAGGGGCGCTCGGCGGCGATCGACCGGGCCTGGCAGATCGAGGTCGAGCGGCGGCGGTCCGAGGCGACCTCGGCGACGCTGCTCGGGCCGTCCGACTGGGACGACTTCGCGACCCGCGCCGACCTGGCCGGCATCGCCCGGGCCGCGGTCGAGGGTCTCGACGACGAGACGCTCGCCTGGGTGGACGCCTACGTCGCCGGCGTCAACGACGGTCTGGACGAAGGGGGTTCCCGCGCACCGGAGTTCGCCGCCACCGGCACGCAGCCGGAGCGGTGGGAGCGCTGGTCGCCGGCCGGGGTCTTCCTCGTCCAGCACGTGCTCATGGGCAACTTCGGGCACCTGCTGTGGCGCCGGCACGTCCGCGCGCAGCTCGGCGAGGACGCCCTCGACCTGCTGAGCCACGAGGGAGTTCCGCTCGGCGGCAGCAATGCCTGGGCGCTCACCGGGTCACGCACCGACACGGGCGCACCGATGATCGCCGCCGACCCGCACCGCGTGCTCGAGGCGCCCGGCATCTACCAGCAGGTGAGGCTGACCACCCCCGACATCGACGTGTCCGGGCTCGCCTTCGCGGGCGTCCCGGGAGTGCCGCACTTCGGTCACGCCGGCTCGGTCGCCTGGGCGGTCACGCACGCGATGGCGGACTACCAGCAGATCGCCCCCGACGCGGACCTCGTTGTCCCCCACCCGATCTCGCCCGCGGGCGTCGACGGCGACATCGGGCTGGCCACGATGCGCCGACTGCTCCTGGCGCGGACGGTCGACGACGTCGACACGGCCCTCGACGGCTGGGTCGAGCCGGTCAACGCCGTCGTCATCGCCGGCGCCGACGGCCGGGTCCGCGAGCGCGTCGCCGGCCGCCTGGTCACCGCCGGGGGTTCGCATCTCCTTGAGGAAATGCGGAGTCAGGGCAGCCAGGTGGGGACGGTGGCGGCGCCGTCGGCACGCCGCGACCTCGCCGACGGCGAGGTCGTCGTGCACGCCAACGACCGGCGGGACTCGGTCGCGGCGCTCGGCGAGGAGTTCGCCGCGCCGCACCGCGCGCAGCGGATCACCGCGCTCCTCGGCGAGCGCGAGGACTGGGACGTCGCGGGGCTCGCGGCGGTCCAGACCGACACCCGGCTCGGCTCCTGGCCGACCTTCCAGACTCTCCTCGGCGGGGTCGCGGCCACCGGCCCCGCCGAGGAGCTTCGCCTGCGGCTGCTCGCGTGGGACGGCCACATGGACGCAGGCAGCCACGACGCGGCTCTCTTCGCGGCCTGGCGCACCGAGCTCGTCCTCGCCGTCGCGGCCCACCCGCGACTCGCCCCGATCCACGAACCCGCCGGTCTCGCAGCGCTCTTCGCGCCCTGGGTGGACCCGGTCGCCCGGGTCGGCGCCGGCATCGAGCGGATCGTCCACGTCGGGTGTGACTGGGGCCTGCCGCTCGACGAGATCGCCGTGCAGGCCCTCGTGCGGGTCGCCCAGGCACCCGCCGATGACCGCACCTGGGGAGAGCGGCACATCGCCCCCTTCGTCCGGGCGGAGCACACCGCCACGCCACCCAGCGGGCCGCTCGGCGGTGACGGGGACTGCGTGCTGGCCACCGCCGCCGCGCCCGGCCTGACCGACCTGTGCTGGCGAGGACCAGCCGCGCGACTCGTGTGGTCGCTCGACGGCCCGAGCTCGTGGGTCGTGCCGCTCGGCGCCGACGGGCCGGCCGACTCACCGCACGCCCACGACCAGCACGACACCTGGCGCGCCGGCGACCTGCACGCCCTGACCACAGACCACGACGAGGAGACGACATGA
- a CDS encoding sodium:solute symporter family protein: protein MSTPPLGIATIVLLLALFYGLTMVMSVKISRGEENADEYMTAGHNIGFGISAASMTATWIWASSMYASVTSGYTYGISGPIHYGLWGALMILFIYPFGRRIRAVAPHAHTLAEVMRARHGRSSQLMLAISNVLGSVISLMSNFIAGGALIAMLSPMSFIQGVLMIAAGVLMYTIWSGFRASVLTDFAQVVAMLLAVVVLVPAFFFVLGGPDLLREGAGNLTAHQSSFFSSEAFLGQGAPYIAAVLAYAIGNQTIAQRLFAVREDLIKPTFVTATIGYGATIIGVGMMGVLALYAGIDPAGGDPNNLLPQMAATHLATPLIVVFFVMIIGSLSSTADSDLAALSSIVMTDIYGDRARRQGTINPATMLLIGRLTMVVATVAAVLFAALELNILDLLVFVGAMWGCLVFPVIASFYWSKVTNAAFTVSVLVAFAVFLPVRFGWLPQSGALDLLIDVVGIVGAGIVIGLMAFGFFGARVGIALGAVFAVGVAPFAIGVISQYPALSGSLTAYAVSTIVCVVMSLASREEPFDFALISRRTGDFTDDDEAAGAQPAGDDDPDLEPARA from the coding sequence ATGTCGACGCCACCCCTGGGGATCGCCACGATCGTGCTGCTGCTCGCCCTCTTCTACGGCCTGACCATGGTCATGTCGGTGAAGATCAGCCGCGGTGAGGAAAATGCCGACGAGTACATGACGGCCGGGCACAACATCGGCTTCGGCATCTCCGCGGCCTCGATGACCGCGACGTGGATCTGGGCCTCGTCGATGTATGCCTCCGTCACCTCCGGCTACACCTACGGCATCTCCGGGCCGATCCACTACGGGCTCTGGGGCGCGCTGATGATCCTCTTCATCTACCCCTTCGGCCGGCGGATCCGGGCGGTCGCCCCCCACGCGCACACCCTCGCCGAGGTCATGCGGGCGCGGCACGGCCGCTCGAGCCAGCTGATGCTCGCGATCTCCAACGTCCTCGGCAGCGTCATCTCGCTGATGTCCAACTTCATCGCCGGCGGTGCGCTCATCGCGATGCTCTCGCCGATGAGCTTCATCCAGGGCGTGCTGATGATCGCGGCCGGCGTGCTCATGTACACGATCTGGTCGGGCTTCCGCGCCTCGGTGCTCACCGACTTCGCCCAGGTCGTCGCCATGCTCCTGGCCGTCGTCGTCCTCGTCCCCGCCTTCTTCTTCGTCCTCGGTGGGCCCGACCTGCTGCGCGAGGGCGCCGGCAACCTCACCGCCCACCAGTCGAGCTTCTTCTCCTCCGAGGCCTTCCTCGGCCAGGGCGCGCCCTACATCGCCGCCGTCCTCGCCTACGCCATCGGCAACCAGACGATCGCCCAGCGCCTCTTCGCCGTGCGCGAGGACCTCATCAAGCCGACCTTCGTCACCGCGACGATCGGCTACGGCGCGACGATCATCGGCGTCGGCATGATGGGCGTGCTCGCCCTCTACGCCGGCATCGACCCGGCCGGCGGCGACCCCAACAACCTGCTGCCGCAGATGGCCGCGACCCACCTCGCGACCCCGCTCATCGTCGTCTTCTTCGTCATGATCATCGGGTCGCTGTCCTCGACGGCCGACTCCGACCTGGCCGCGCTCTCGTCGATCGTCATGACCGACATCTACGGCGACCGCGCCCGCCGCCAGGGGACGATCAACCCCGCGACGATGCTGCTCATCGGGCGCCTGACGATGGTCGTCGCCACGGTCGCGGCGGTGCTCTTCGCCGCCCTCGAGCTCAACATCCTCGACCTGCTCGTCTTCGTCGGCGCGATGTGGGGCTGCCTCGTCTTCCCCGTCATCGCCTCCTTCTACTGGTCGAAGGTCACCAACGCCGCCTTCACCGTCTCCGTCCTCGTCGCCTTCGCGGTCTTCCTCCCGGTGCGCTTCGGCTGGCTGCCGCAGAGCGGGGCACTCGACCTGCTCATCGACGTCGTCGGCATCGTCGGTGCCGGCATCGTCATCGGCCTGATGGCCTTCGGCTTCTTCGGTGCCCGGGTGGGCATCGCGCTCGGCGCCGTCTTCGCGGTGGGGGTCGCCCCCTTCGCCATCGGGGTGATCTCGCAGTACCCGGCGCTGTCCGGCTCGCTCACCGCCTATGCCGTCTCGACGATCGTCTGCGTCGTCATGTCGCTGGCCTCCCGCGAGGAGCCCTTCGACTTCGCCCTCATCTCGCGGCGGACCGGGGACTTCACCGATGACGACGAGGCGGCGGGCGCCCAGCCCGCCGGCGACGACGACCCCGACCTCGAGCCCGCTCGCGCCTGA
- a CDS encoding MFS transporter, with translation MTTTAPTATEDAKTLGAERFRLITALYFTQYLGVGFLTIGLVAILRDGGTSLATLGLIQTIGLIWPLKFLWAPLVDRYGSRRFGHYRSWLVPLQLGLVITLLALTPFVTPADHLGPVIAICSLFVLFSATQDIAADALTVRLLGDGDRGLGNGIQVGGNYLGSVVGGGLAVVVYDQWGWVPAILLLALLTATALGVVIAFREPEREVLVRRAGLRELLTVFGQPGCRSWVLVVVPLYYIGAAVGYAIVSPALVDAGWSLTKIGIVSGAIASAPAVLAALGAGALITRWGRRRVLVLGGALLAVATLGLMPLALGETSTVWTTVALCSFMAAYAVANVVVYTINMDFARPDSAGTDFTTLTSFALAISFVAAAVALTAAAWIGYEGVLVASIVLVLLGTALGLRHQRRHGVTA, from the coding sequence GTGACCACCACTGCCCCGACGGCCACCGAAGACGCCAAAACCCTTGGCGCAGAGCGGTTCCGGCTCATCACCGCGCTCTACTTCACCCAGTACCTCGGTGTGGGCTTCCTCACGATCGGGCTCGTCGCGATCCTTCGCGACGGGGGCACCTCGCTCGCCACGCTCGGTCTGATCCAGACGATCGGGCTCATCTGGCCGCTCAAGTTCCTCTGGGCCCCGCTCGTCGACCGCTACGGCAGCCGCCGCTTCGGCCACTACCGCTCGTGGCTCGTCCCGCTCCAGCTGGGGCTGGTCATCACGCTCCTGGCGCTCACCCCCTTCGTCACGCCGGCCGACCACCTCGGCCCGGTCATCGCGATCTGCTCGCTCTTCGTCCTCTTCTCCGCCACCCAGGACATCGCCGCCGACGCGCTCACCGTGCGGCTGCTCGGCGACGGCGACCGTGGGCTGGGCAACGGCATCCAGGTGGGCGGCAACTACCTCGGCAGCGTCGTCGGCGGTGGCCTGGCAGTCGTCGTCTACGACCAGTGGGGCTGGGTCCCGGCGATCCTGCTGCTCGCGCTACTCACGGCCACGGCCCTGGGCGTCGTCATCGCCTTCCGCGAGCCCGAGCGGGAGGTGCTCGTGCGTCGTGCCGGGCTGCGGGAGCTGCTCACCGTCTTCGGCCAGCCCGGGTGCCGCAGCTGGGTGCTCGTCGTCGTGCCGCTCTACTACATCGGCGCCGCCGTGGGCTACGCGATCGTCTCGCCGGCCCTCGTCGACGCCGGGTGGTCGCTGACGAAGATCGGCATCGTCTCGGGCGCGATCGCCTCGGCCCCAGCGGTGCTCGCCGCACTGGGTGCCGGTGCCCTGATCACCCGCTGGGGTCGTCGTCGGGTGCTCGTCCTCGGTGGTGCGCTGCTCGCCGTGGCGACCCTCGGCCTGATGCCGCTGGCCCTCGGCGAGACCTCGACCGTGTGGACGACCGTGGCCCTGTGCTCCTTCATGGCCGCCTACGCCGTGGCCAATGTCGTCGTCTACACGATCAACATGGACTTCGCCCGGCCCGACTCGGCCGGCACCGACTTCACGACGCTGACCTCCTTCGCGCTCGCGATCTCCTTCGTCGCGGCGGCCGTGGCGCTCACCGCCGCCGCGTGGATCGGCTACGAAGGCGTCCTCGTCGCCTCGATCGTCCTCGTGCTGCTCGGCACCGCCCTCGGCCTGCGCCACCAGCGCCGCCACGGCGTCACCGCCTGA
- a CDS encoding aspartate aminotransferase family protein yields MNPHLLTHETTDDYVDGMARVTRLVAQHLAADAPSTGATVADLAPAVDAVDLDRPAADLDAALAEVTDIYLRDAIWFHHPSYVAHLNCPVALPAVLAEGIISAVNTSVDTWDQSAGGTLVEQRLIRWTAGRIGFGETADGVFTSGGTQSNLQGLLLARGEAVRHHGEGVQSRLRVLATEHSHFSVIKAARIMGLHPSAIIAVPTDETGGMSTAALAAELDGIRERGETAMAVVATAGTTDLGVIDPVAAIADLAADHGAWLHVDAAYGGGLLTSLRRRHLLDGIERADSVTVDFHKTFFQPVSSSAIVVRDGATLGHVTHHADYLNPRTAVTPNQVDKSLQTTRRFDALKLWLTLRVTGADAVGEMFDEVIDRAHQVWEVLRDDERFEVAVEPVLSTVLMRYRPKGVGVTDADSLNPRIRHALLDDGSVMVAGTTIDGRAWLKFTLLNPQTSLAHLRGIIETIAATGEALLAEDAMDELSLDAPFETLASQAPQGAGVEMAR; encoded by the coding sequence GTGAACCCCCACCTCCTGACGCACGAGACCACCGACGACTACGTCGACGGCATGGCGCGCGTGACCCGGCTCGTCGCCCAGCACCTGGCCGCCGACGCCCCGTCGACGGGTGCGACCGTGGCCGACCTCGCCCCCGCGGTCGACGCCGTCGACCTCGACCGCCCCGCGGCCGACCTCGACGCCGCCCTGGCCGAGGTCACCGACATCTACCTGCGCGACGCCATCTGGTTTCACCACCCCAGCTACGTCGCCCACCTCAACTGCCCCGTCGCCCTGCCGGCGGTCCTCGCCGAGGGGATCATCTCGGCGGTCAACACCTCGGTCGACACCTGGGACCAGAGCGCCGGCGGCACCCTCGTCGAGCAGCGCCTGATCCGCTGGACCGCCGGGCGCATCGGCTTCGGCGAGACCGCCGACGGCGTCTTCACCAGCGGCGGGACCCAGTCCAACCTCCAGGGCCTGCTCCTCGCCCGGGGCGAGGCCGTGCGCCACCACGGCGAGGGAGTGCAGTCGCGACTGCGCGTGCTCGCCACCGAGCACAGCCACTTCAGCGTCATCAAGGCCGCCCGGATCATGGGCCTGCACCCGAGCGCGATCATCGCCGTGCCCACCGACGAGACCGGTGGCATGAGCACCGCCGCCCTCGCCGCCGAGCTCGACGGCATCCGGGAGCGGGGCGAGACGGCGATGGCCGTCGTCGCGACCGCCGGCACGACCGACCTCGGGGTCATCGACCCGGTCGCGGCCATCGCCGACCTCGCGGCCGACCACGGCGCCTGGCTGCACGTCGACGCCGCCTACGGAGGTGGCCTGCTGACCTCCCTTCGTCGTCGTCACCTGCTCGACGGCATCGAGCGGGCCGACTCGGTGACCGTCGACTTCCACAAGACCTTCTTCCAGCCGGTGAGCTCGAGCGCGATCGTCGTGCGCGACGGCGCGACCCTGGGCCACGTCACCCACCACGCCGACTACCTCAACCCGCGGACGGCCGTGACGCCCAACCAGGTGGACAAGTCGCTGCAGACCACCCGGCGCTTCGACGCGCTCAAGCTGTGGCTCACGCTGCGGGTCACCGGCGCCGACGCCGTCGGCGAGATGTTCGACGAGGTCATCGACCGCGCCCACCAGGTGTGGGAGGTGCTGCGCGACGACGAGCGCTTCGAGGTCGCCGTCGAGCCCGTGCTCAGCACGGTCCTCATGCGCTACCGGCCGAAGGGGGTCGGTGTCACCGACGCGGACTCGCTCAACCCCCGCATCCGGCACGCGCTCCTCGACGACGGGTCGGTCATGGTCGCCGGCACGACGATCGACGGTCGGGCGTGGCTGAAGTTCACCCTGCTCAACCCGCAGACCTCGCTGGCCCACCTGCGCGGGATCATCGAGACGATCGCCGCGACGGGTGAGGCGCTGCTCGCCGAGGACGCGATGGACGAGCTGAGCCTGGATGCACCCTTCGAGACGCTTGCTTCGCAAGCTCCTCAGGGAGCGGGAGTGGAGATGGCCCGATGA
- a CDS encoding lysine N(6)-hydroxylase/L-ornithine N(5)-oxygenase family protein produces the protein MSGRIHDVVGIGLGPFNLGLAALTHDLPDVDGVFLEARDEFSWHPGMMLEGATIQVPFMADLVTMADPTSRFGFLNHLKQIGRLYPFYIRESFYPLRAEYDQYCRWVADQLDTVRWGHEVTAVEREADGTYVVTARLGDGTVTSLRARHVVLGIGTAPTVPPVAEGLGGPVTHSGHYLEHRAAVQDNASVTVVGSGQSAAEIYLDLLEGVQEHGYHLTWITRSPRFFPMEYTKLTLEMTSPEYARYFRELPMERRDVLLREQRNLYKGISGDLVDQIYDTLYRIRVETGAPVPTTLLTNSEVREASWDETNGRYTLGVHHEEQDAAVEVTTEGLVLATGYRPRTPHFLAPVADRIRRDARDRYDTGVDYSVDLDGRIFVQNAEEHTHSVLAPDLGMGAYRNSVIINAIAGREVYPVEERIAFQHFGVGEIESPVVSRGLAAVMSR, from the coding sequence ATGAGCGGGCGCATCCACGACGTCGTCGGGATCGGGCTGGGGCCCTTCAACCTCGGGCTGGCTGCGCTGACGCACGACCTGCCCGACGTCGACGGGGTCTTCCTCGAGGCGCGGGACGAGTTCTCATGGCACCCGGGGATGATGCTCGAGGGCGCGACGATCCAGGTGCCCTTCATGGCCGACCTGGTGACGATGGCCGACCCGACGAGCCGCTTCGGCTTCCTCAACCACCTCAAGCAGATCGGGCGGCTCTACCCCTTCTACATCCGGGAGAGCTTCTACCCCCTGCGCGCGGAGTACGACCAGTACTGCCGGTGGGTCGCCGACCAGCTCGACACCGTCCGGTGGGGCCACGAGGTGACCGCCGTCGAGCGCGAGGCCGATGGCACCTACGTCGTCACGGCCCGCCTCGGGGACGGGACGGTCACCTCCCTTCGCGCTCGTCATGTCGTGCTCGGCATCGGGACCGCGCCGACCGTGCCGCCCGTCGCGGAGGGCCTCGGCGGGCCGGTGACGCACTCCGGCCACTACCTCGAGCACCGAGCGGCCGTGCAGGACAACGCATCCGTGACCGTCGTCGGCAGCGGGCAGTCCGCCGCCGAGATCTACCTCGACCTGCTCGAGGGCGTGCAGGAGCACGGCTACCACCTGACGTGGATCACCCGCTCGCCGCGGTTCTTCCCCATGGAGTACACGAAGCTCACGCTCGAGATGACCTCGCCGGAGTACGCGCGCTACTTCCGCGAGCTGCCGATGGAACGGCGCGACGTGCTGCTGCGCGAGCAGCGCAACCTCTACAAGGGGATCAGCGGCGACCTCGTCGACCAGATCTACGACACGCTCTACCGGATCCGCGTCGAGACCGGCGCGCCCGTCCCCACCACCCTGCTGACGAACAGCGAAGTGCGAGAGGCGAGCTGGGACGAGACCAATGGCCGCTACACGCTCGGCGTGCACCACGAGGAGCAGGACGCCGCCGTCGAGGTGACGACCGAGGGACTCGTGCTCGCCACCGGCTACCGCCCCCGCACCCCGCACTTCCTCGCGCCCGTCGCCGACCGGATCCGGCGCGACGCCCGCGACCGCTACGACACCGGGGTCGACTACAGCGTCGACCTCGACGGAAGGATCTTCGTGCAGAACGCCGAGGAGCACACCCACTCCGTCCTCGCCCCCGACCTGGGCATGGGCGCCTACCGCAACTCCGTGATCATCAACGCGATCGCGGGACGTGAGGTCTACCCGGTGGAGGAGCGAATCGCCTTCCAGCACTTCGGTGTCGGGGAGATCGAGTCGCCGGTGGTTTCTCGTGGCCTCGCGGCGGTGATGTCCCGATGA